In Artemia franciscana chromosome 14, ASM3288406v1, whole genome shotgun sequence, the genomic stretch AGTGTATTACCTGAAAACGTTTTATGTTTAGAATGAATTCATATTTGACTCAAAACAGACGAGAAAACAATTATCGCCATTGGTTTTTCCCTTGATGACTCAGTAAAAGGTGCATAGGGTGCCATACATCTTGAACCAATTTTCACTTTCAGACTAAAAATTGggaagtgtctaaataattaaCCGCCGtcttagtcctcagttttatgaACAGGGGTTTGATTCTGGCTAGAGTGCCTGATAAGTACTTCCTTAAGACTTGGATTTGCAGGTGATTGGAATAACGAAGACagaatttttagcaaaatgaatgaatttctgAAGCTTTTGAGAGTTTGAGCCGCAAGTGTGATTCCAAAATTACTGTTAAGAAGACCGAGTTGCTTAGATTAGGAATAGATGAGGAGGAAAACGTGATGTTtggtaacaaaaaatggaatgGTAAATGTATACTTTCGTTCCAAGGgctctaaagtgcgtattactgcatatagcaagattctgatgatcgcatattgtttctttgtcattattagagaagcacatccattttttaggtttctaaAATCCCTCTCCAACgagactaaaaatgcgtaaagtgggcttgcttataggtaacattacctatagagcgaagcgtattagtccatgagtcCCGCGGTTAGtggggcgaggtctgtattctatatttattcaacaaagagtgataaaactaaaaaaaaaaaaaaaaaatctgaaacgaggtttattaaataaatatagaatacagacctcgccctgctgcccgcggggctcctggactaatatgctttactctataggtaatgttgcctataagcaagcccactttatgcatttttagtttgccacAAGGAGGAGGatggtcaaccagaaatggatgcgcttctctaataatgacaaagaaacaatatgcgatcatcagaatcttgctatatgccgTCATACGCACTTAAGAGCACTTCTCTTGTGTTGTGTGACTACTTTTCCAAAAGGCAAATGTGTGTTGGCAAATGTGTGTTTctgctttttgtattttattagcaaaaatctTACACACCACCTATGCTTCATTGCAACTTACAGTCTATGCATATAGAGAGAAAAACTTGGGttatttgtattattaaattttaaattccatttcATATCAAATTTTTCACTGGAAAAAGAATCAATGGATGATCCTTGCATCATTTCAAGACATCAGTAAACCAATGTATGAAAATAAGTAAATGGACTTGATATAGAATTAATTAGATATTAATGATGTGGATCTACgaatgatttttcatttttactggtTTGAACTATCGACTTCCCAAACTTCCCGAGTGCTCAATCGATTTTGTCCATTTAATATTGTAATTATTCATTTCAGGTTGatggaaaaactataaaagctcAAATATGGGACACAGCTGGACAGGAGAGGTACCGAGCAATCACCTCAGCCTATTATCGCGGTGCAGTGGGAGCTTTACTTGTGTATGATATTGCCAAGCAATTAACCTATGAAAATGTTGAGAGGTGGTTGAAGGAATTACGTGACCATGCTGATCAAAATATAGTTATAATGCTTGTTGGTAATAAAAGTGATCTTAGACATTTGCGCAGTGTACCAACTGATGAGGCTAGAGCGTTTGCAGAAGCCAATCGTTTATCTTTCATTGAAACCTCGGCGTTGGATTCAACAAATGTAGAATCTGCTTTCCAAAATATTCTGACAGGTAAGGATATCTATTGTAAATAAGAGATGTTttggctaaaattttttttggctatatatatatatatatatatatatatatatatatatatatatatatatatatatatatatatatatatatatatataatggccTTGTCAAAACCAAGTGTGGATTTCTGCGCTACTTGGTGCTGCAGAGAAGAAATTCTGGCCAAAATAAGgaatgtttttaaattgaaattctcATGTAGCCTATCAGCTTAGGGCGATTAAAAAGACGTTTTAAGTATTTGGTACGTCGAGTGCGTTGTGCATGACCTGACTCATACTAACATGGACTAAGGTACCATATCTTAAATAAAGTTGGAACCTGTTGATCTACAGATCTGATAAAGCTTAACACAagaaagaacaagagctaagagctcatatggcacttgtgacgaggcgagaagagctaagagccaagagatcatatggtatgagctctaacaaaattctatgaatcaattgattgatttaaaaaggaaaataagaggcttaatgccggtcaggatttaaaacaagagctctgagtcacgatgtgcttctaaatatcaaaattcattaagatccgatcacccaatcgtaagttataaatacctatctttttctaattttcctctccctttagccccccagatggtcgaatctgggaaaacgactttatagtCAAATTgaacagctccctgacacgcctaccaattttcatcgtcctagcacgtccagaagcaccaaaatcgccaaatcactgaacccctccccccaactccccaaaagagagcgaatccagtacgatcctgtcaatcacgtatcaaggacatttgtttattctatccaccaagcttcatcccgattcctccactccaagtgtttttccaagatttccccctccaactcccccaagtgttaaaagatctggtcgggatttgaaataagagctctgagacatgaattccttctaaaaataaaatttcattaagatccgatcatctattcgtaagatgaaaataccccaattttcacgttttccaaaaattccggtttccccctccaactccccccaatgtcacaggatctggtcggaatttaaaataagaactttaaagcacaagatccttctaaatatcaaatttcattaagatctggtcaccctttcgtaagttacaaatacctcaattttcaaaattaccccccccccccccccaaattccaccaaagagagcagatctggtccggttatgtcagtcacgtatcttagacaggtttctattcttcccatccagtttcatcctgatctcaccgctttaagtattttctaagatttccggtcccccaacagcccccccccccaattacgcttgatcaggttgagatttaaaataatagatctgagttgcgaggtccttctaaatatgaagtttcatgaagatccgatcactccttcgtaatttaaaaatacgtcattttttcttatttttcagaattacccccccccccccatagagcggatccgttccaattgtgtaaatcacgtatgtaagacttctgattattttccccaccaagtttcaccccgatccctccaatctaagcgtttttcatgattttaggttcccccacccaaacttcccccaatgtcaccagatccggtcaggatttaaaataattgctttgagacacgatatccttctaaatatcaaatttcattgagatccgatcacctgttcgtaagttaaaaatacctcattttttctaatttttcagaattaacccctcccccaactaccccaaagagagcggatccgttccatttatgtcaatcatgtatccaggacttgtgcttatttttcccaccaagtttcatcccgatccctccattctaagtgttttccaagttttaggttcccccctcccaactccccccccaatggcaacagatccggttgggtttaaaataagagctctgagccacgatatccttctaaatatcaaatttcattgagatccgatcactcgttcgtaagttaaaaatacctcattttttctaatttttcagaaatagccACCCCTCTcccccaactaacccaaagagagcggatccgttcagtttatgtcaatcatgtatctaggacttgtgtttatttttcccaccaagtttcatccagatccctctactctaagtgttttccaagttttaggtttccccctcccaactcccccctccaatgtcaccagatccggtcaagctttaaaataagagctctaagacacgatatccttctaaacatcaaatttcattgagatccgatcacccgttcgtaagttaaaaatacctcattttttctaatttttcagaattaccccccccccccccaactacccaaaagagagcggatccgttccgattatgtcaatcatgtatctgggacttgtgcttatttttcccatcaagtttcatcccgatccctccactctaagtgttttccaagattttaggtcccccccccctccaactccccccaatgtaatcagatccggtcgggatttaaaataagagccctgagacacaatatcattccgaacatcaaatttcattaagatcccatcacccgctcataagttaaaaatacttcattttttctattttttacgaattaaccggcccccaactccccccccccccagatggtcaaattgggaaaatgactatttctaatttaagctgatcatgtccctgatacgcctgtcaaatttcatcgtcctagcttatctggaagtgcctaaagtagcaaaaccgggaccgacagacagaccgacagaattggcgattgctgtatgtcacttggttaataccaagtgccataaatgCTAAAGATTTGTTGCAAATTTTATTGATTCAAACGATTATTTTCTACATAGGTCGAGTCGTCattgattaatttttaatcagTGACTTTCATCTGCTCCTGAGCTAAATATCTAGGGATATTTTTTGGCTTGAAAGATTAATTAAGCCTaagtttgctaaaaaaaaaaaaaaaatgtaaatgaaaTTGGTCCTAAAGCTAGTTGTAATAGAAATTCATAAATGAAATTAGATTACCTAATAGTAATGGAGTACACATTAAAGCAATTTTTACTTAGATTATTCTTGTTAAACCCTCCACATCAAAAGCTCAAagcatatttgaaagaaaaatatgtgCCAAAAGCCAACCAAATTCTAAGTAAGCTGAAAATGTAATGTGCGGTAAAGTTTTTGCAGTGATAATGATAAACTTCCTGACATGTAAACGGTGTTTAAGcgtcataaaaaaattaatatgtttcttttaatttatcaagCTGTTTAAATTGAGGtgataaaaggaaaaattttgttgaaagatCTTGACGGATACcattgtgttttatttaaattttctgaaagAATGAAAAGGATCTGTTTCTCTCAAGTGTATCTTATTCTTAGTTTTGAGAGGGCTATGTAAGAAAGGCATTTTTGGCTAATTAAGAAGTTGAGGGTTAGATCTCATTAAAATTAAAGACAGTTTTCATTCCAAAGACTTTAGGCTAGATTTCTGTCAGTAttagctaaaaataattttaaggctTTAACCGTGTTTCACTCGCCCGATTCCATTGTGGGTTATGCAgcagaaaaaatcattttgtgacTGCTGAATTccttggactttttttttaatcttcactGTCAAAATTAGATCCATGGTGACTCTAACAGCCTCTGGAGGATTATAATAGGTAGATATTCTATCCCAAAAGAAATCGGAATCCACATATCCAACTTAAACATTGTATAATTATCTTCCCAGTTTCAGAGATCTTGACACAACATGGTGGCACATTAGTCCCAAAATGTGTGCTTACTTCCCATTTGTATGCAGTATTTCTAAGAGTTAGGTCTTCCATTGGTGCGCATCAGCTGTTAGGGAGGGTGAAAGGTCAATGTTTTTGGGAGAAGGGGTGCGCCCAAATCCTTTAAAAGTGAATCTTTTCATTCTTCCATTTTATGTAGATTGAATCTTCAGCATCTGCtcatttttaaagtaatatgtttGGGCTAAGCacagtggcggatccaggggggggggcgcCCCCTGACGTGgtggtggatttgtggttgggcTCCTTGCTCTGGTTTAAGCTGGgatgaaagttatttttttgtaattgatttttaatagtttagttttcactaagtttttaattattaagactatTTCTTtgtgcaaacaagtttgaaacaaggttttagtcACTTTGTGCAACAccaccaaaaattatttaattaaatttaggtatatcaagggaatctgtccatattaccacaaaagccaactgggaggtgaaaatcttcatttcgtaataacaaggagaggaaatttaaaatcctaacatctgtaggctgtcaaaatgatatttcagaaTTGTGCTGTTACAATGaggctgaaaagcaaaatacttactttttttactgtcaaaaattgttttcgaGTCTCGCTATGGCACTGAGgcgaagaaattgatatcattacctttttttggctgtgtcttttgtttttttcggttTGCTTTATTTGCGAAgcggggtggtttttacaacattgttgttttttaggggatttgtataatagaaagtaaatgtataagaagtgcaaaaattattaatttaagttttagattTTGGTGAGGAAATGGTTGCCACTTCACTGCCGATTTCGTCTAATCAAAGCTCcgcattatatgacatatcacctcctctgctcatcctaaaacattaaaataaaggccaaactctttagaactttaCTAAAAGTTtgtataagtatatacttaaaaccaAGTATATGAGACGAAATGCTCTCTCCAAggtcggagtaatcatttaagaagaataaattttcgaaaaattgtttataaaagaagggaaataattatctgttttttttttatttttttttatatagctggtatagatgggtcttTGAATTCTCAGTTTGGATCAGTGGcatcaagtttttttcaaacatttactaataaaatattgataaaaagtggaaattcacacaacttgagttaaccacggaaacggaatgcaactataatattatttcagaatttctcaccttctcaatacaCACCCGttacaaaatatagttatgttttcGTATATGGGttacatatatttgtccataaaactgtctaaactgctatatatactgCTGAggattttatacttatttttatacatgccatccaatcatatttccacgattagttgtttataaatcaaaatttttacagaacAATTCTCTTACCTAATGCTAAACCTcactcaaatttttatttttgtgctcaaaaGACGTATCGAGATTTAAACGTTTaaattgaatatctgaaaatctctagattaaaaaaaaaattaattagaaatctaccagagcttgaaaccttgagaatttaaatcaccaatctcTGTCtatcaaacacaaaaataacaaacccattattattaatttttaaggaatatGTCGACTCGTATACTTAGTTTAAAGCATATACCTACATGTGtctttattagagttcatatttttcctacgattttttgtctttattcgaatattttaggataaatagaaaaggaaatattaacgaagagctctaaactgacaggatTCTAGACTGACACGACTAGCCATTATTAACATTCACCGGAATATTGAGGTCGATATTGACCGTGttataaatagatatggcaggagtggaaatagagaaatagactttttcttataaaattatgaattcTGTATTTTAAGCGAAATATATCGAACTTGAAAAATGTGGAAAGATACGCTACATGttgaaaattaacattttcattggtaaattttttagatttcgtcaaagttgacactgtttattaaaaaactatttttaaaaagaaatagtgattagttaatgctttattgcctatacttaaaatCCTTGGTTTCAGTTTCTTCTATTTatttctatctcttcgttctgtttttcttgttatatccctaaaagaactagtatttaatgtttaatatctattttacgaatatacaagctatatctttatcctcatttcctactgtTCATTACTACCGTAGTTACTAAGCGATGCTGTAAAGTTAAGCGACATGTTAAAAGGTTTGACCTGCATAAATTGTCACGAAGAGTGAATGACCCCAGAAGATGGttcaagaacaattttttttttccaacaaaaaaaaagcttattcactcgctatagtggtcagaagtgcaaaggcaaatAATTgtacagaaaatattaaatgtcattttttttatagatggtgaacagctttttattttttattgtcgCGGGATGGTTTTTATAGCTTAccattttttgtatcaatatttttataccattttaatgtcgaaagtaaaacagttcaaaatagggatgaaacctttttattgacagtgaagaGATATAagatttaactggatatttcgaacacatatacagtgtcgaAGTTATCTACATTTTAAtgtcaacagatttattagaactttaaccctcaccagattttagattacaCTTAAgattacgaccatttccactacctacatACGACGCATGATGCCTAAGGATAAGTGTGGAGCACgttgaagttttaatgtaatGTAGACTAGTTTTTAGCCTTGCTCGTTTCGTGTAGCATGGCCTCAGGATAGAGAATTtgattgttttgtatttttatattgacAGTCcagtttttaattatctttgtCGACTTCCTTCTCAACAGAAACGATGAATCATACGCCATATTTATGTCAACAGACAATGTTAGAATCAAACACAACTTCTGTGTAAATCTGTTTGAGTAAAAAAAGATGTTGACACtattatttcactttttattattatgtttgttGCAATGGGCTGATGGTTTTTTCTTGTCATAAGTGGCATACCGTATGTTTACGAGAAGGAGGGGGAGGTATtctattttagaatatttttagagaAGGAGGGAGGAGCCATATTTTTCCAACGGATCCTCTCCTAAAAACATAAACATCACCTCCTGAAAAATATGTTGGCATCTCAGGACCCCTTTTGTAAAAATCTTAAGGTGGTTAAATGTAATAGATTTATGGTATTTCACTTACGctcttttttaccctttttggaacggtattttttcagattcatattataatttgctttatttttcatcttCAAACCCACTTGAACTCAAATTTTCTAAGACAATCGTTTTTAGCGAAGTATTGTCGGAAAACTTATTTTGT encodes the following:
- the LOC136035351 gene encoding ras-related protein Rab-11A-like, with translation MGLKDDEYDYLFKVVLIGDSGVGKSNLLSRFTRNEFNLESKSTIGVEFATRSIQVDGKTIKAQIWDTAGQERYRAITSAYYRGAVGALLVYDIAKQLTYENVERWLKELRDHADQNIVIMLVGNKSDLRHLRSVPTDEARAFAEANRLSFIETSALDSTNVESAFQNILTEIYRIVSQRQVEEPDPRQESRINPIHIQQTNDHQSPQSNCCK